The following coding sequences lie in one Saimiri boliviensis isolate mSaiBol1 chromosome 6, mSaiBol1.pri, whole genome shotgun sequence genomic window:
- the LOC101043148 gene encoding olfactory receptor 5G9, whose amino-acid sequence MANENYTKVTEFIFTGLNYSPQLQGFLFLLFLSFYVINVTGNLGMIVLIRLDSRLHTPMYFFLSNLSFLDICFSSVVSPKMLTDFFVQRKAISFLGCALQQWFFGFFVTAECFVLASMAYDRYVAICNPLLYSVAMSQTLCIQLVAGPYVIGFMNTMTHTTNAFCLPFCGPNIINHFFCDMSPLLSLVCADTRLNKLAAFIMAGAVGVFTGLTILISYIYILTAILRICSADGRLKALSTCSSHLTAVSILYGTLFFIYVRPSASFSLELNKVVSVFYTAVIPMLNPLIYSLRNKEVKDAISRTVTKKTFCKA is encoded by the coding sequence ATGGCCAATGAAAACTACACGAAGGTCACCGAGTTCATTTTCACAGGCTTGAATTACAGCCCCCAGTTGCAgggcttcctcttcctcctctttctgagTTTCTATGTCATCAATGTAACTGGAAACCTGGGAATGATTGTCCTCATCCGACTCGATTCCCGCCTTCACACACCCATGTACTTTTTCCTCAGCAACCTGTCCTTTTTGGACATCTGCTTCTCCTCAGTTGTGAGCCCCAAGATGCTCACCGACTTCTTCGTGCAGAGGAAAGCCATTTCTTTCCTTGGCTGTGCATTGCAGCAGTGGTTCTTTGGGTTCTTTGTGACAGCAGAGTGTTTCGTCTTGGCGTCCATGGCCTATGACCGCTATGTGGCCATCTGTAACCCATTGTTATACTCAGTTGCAATGTCCCAGACACTCTGCATCCAGCTAGTGGCGGGTCCCTATGTCATTGGATTCATGAACACCATGACTCACACCACAAATGCATTTTGTCTCCCTTTTTGTGGCCCTAATATCATCAATCATTTCTTCTGTGATATGTCCCCCCTACTTTCCCTTGTATGTGCTGATACCAGGCTTAATAAGTTGGCAGCTTTCATTATGGCTGGAGCTGTGGGTGTCTTCACTGGACTAACTATCCTGATCTCCTACATTTACATCCTCACAGCCATCCTGAGGATCTGCTCTGCTGATGGAAGGCTCAAAGCCCTTTCTACCTGCTCTTCTCACCTGACAGCTGTTTCCATCCTGTATGgtactcttttctttatttatgtacGTCCTAGTGCAAGTTTCTCCCTGGAGCTCAATAAAGTGGTATCTGTGTTTTATACAGCAGTGATTCCTATGTTGAACCCACTTATCTACAGCTTGAGAAACAAGGAGGTCAAAGATGCCATTAGCAGGACTGTCACCAAGAAGACGTTTTGCAAGGCCTAA